In the genome of Mucisphaera calidilacus, one region contains:
- a CDS encoding CheR family methyltransferase produces the protein MPGTATLKLNDAQFSKLRDVVYERAGIHFQESKKYVLESRLSRRVEELGFNDFDQYIMFLTAGPYQSDEFQEMFNRITINETSFFRNEPQLEVFERQVLPGLLEARKGQKQLRIWSAACSSGEEPFTLAIQIYRSLGVRLNDWRIEILGTDISEKVLLTASKGVYTNYAIRSVDPMVLNRYFSEDNGNYTIDPDIKSMVHFEKLNLKDSLAAKRFGTFDVIFCRNVMIYFDDEMRTRVVKTFHNQLADDGTLFIGHSETLRSLDVGFEPIGAAQAFAYTKI, from the coding sequence ATGCCCGGTACCGCGACCCTCAAACTCAACGACGCCCAGTTCAGCAAGCTGCGCGACGTCGTCTACGAACGGGCCGGAATCCACTTCCAGGAATCCAAGAAGTACGTCCTCGAATCAAGACTCTCACGACGCGTCGAGGAACTCGGATTCAACGACTTCGACCAGTACATCATGTTCCTCACCGCCGGACCCTACCAGTCCGACGAGTTCCAGGAAATGTTCAACCGCATCACCATCAACGAAACCAGCTTCTTCCGGAACGAACCACAACTCGAAGTCTTCGAACGACAGGTCCTCCCAGGACTCCTCGAAGCACGCAAAGGACAGAAGCAACTCCGCATCTGGTCCGCCGCATGCTCCTCCGGCGAAGAACCCTTCACACTCGCCATACAGATCTACCGGTCACTCGGCGTACGCCTCAACGACTGGCGCATCGAGATCCTCGGCACCGATATCAGCGAAAAAGTGCTCCTCACCGCGTCCAAAGGCGTCTACACCAACTACGCCATTCGCTCCGTCGACCCCATGGTCCTCAACCGATACTTCTCCGAAGACAACGGCAACTACACCATCGACCCCGATATCAAGTCCATGGTCCACTTCGAGAAACTCAACCTCAAAGACTCTCTCGCCGCCAAACGCTTCGGAACCTTCGACGTCATCTTCTGCCGAAACGTCATGATCTACTTCGACGACGAGATGAGAACACGCGTCGTCAAAACCTTCCACAACCAGCTCGCCGACGACGGCACCCTCTTCATCGGGCACAGCGAAACACTCCGGAGCCTCGACGTCGGCTTCGAACCCATCGGCGCGGCACAGGCCTTCGCCTACACCAAGATCTAA
- a CDS encoding ParB/RepB/Spo0J family partition protein: MVTKRPSRLGKGLASLVSQPVSVQPPAASEKAAAAAASSDAEVIHRLLLEDLEPNPFQPRQDFDPARLRELADSIRSQGVMQPVTVRKKPGEAGRYQIIAGERRWRAAKLAGLERIPALLQALEDQQAAEWALIENLQREDLNPIERAKALQELIHRHGLSHDRLGQQIGLERSTVTNLLRLLSLAEPVQDHLRSERLAMGHARALAAVSDLDLQAELADRAVREGWSVRRVESEVKRAGRAQDEAPSVKREARGVHLAAFEQHILQHTGLKASIKPTGKKGGGKLTLAFDSPEGFMALLGRLGVPEPEEGV, translated from the coding sequence ATGGTCACCAAGCGTCCATCTCGTCTGGGTAAGGGGCTGGCAAGCCTCGTGAGTCAGCCGGTGTCGGTGCAGCCCCCTGCTGCTTCTGAAAAGGCTGCGGCAGCGGCGGCATCGTCCGATGCGGAGGTGATTCATCGCCTGCTGCTGGAGGATCTGGAGCCGAACCCGTTCCAGCCGAGGCAGGACTTTGATCCGGCGCGGCTTCGGGAGTTGGCGGACTCGATCCGATCGCAGGGCGTGATGCAGCCGGTGACGGTGCGGAAGAAGCCGGGCGAGGCGGGTCGGTACCAGATCATCGCAGGTGAGCGTCGCTGGCGCGCCGCGAAGCTGGCGGGGTTGGAGCGGATCCCTGCCCTGCTGCAGGCGTTGGAGGATCAGCAGGCGGCGGAGTGGGCGTTGATCGAGAACCTGCAGCGGGAGGATCTGAACCCGATTGAGCGCGCGAAGGCGTTGCAGGAGCTGATCCATAGGCATGGGCTGAGTCATGACCGGCTGGGGCAGCAGATCGGGTTGGAGCGGTCGACGGTGACGAATCTGCTGCGGCTGCTGTCGCTTGCTGAGCCGGTGCAGGATCATCTGCGGTCGGAGCGGCTGGCGATGGGTCATGCGCGGGCTTTGGCGGCGGTGTCGGACCTGGATTTGCAGGCGGAGCTGGCGGACCGGGCGGTGCGTGAGGGGTGGTCGGTTCGGCGGGTGGAGTCGGAGGTCAAGCGGGCGGGCAGGGCGCAGGACGAGGCGCCGTCGGTGAAGCGTGAGGCGCGGGGCGTGCACCTGGCTGCGTTTGAGCAGCATATTCTGCAGCACACGGGGTTGAAGGCGAGCATCAAGCCGACGGGCAAGAAGGGGGGCGGGAAGCTGACGCTGGCGTTTGATTCGCCTGAGGGGTTCATGGCGCTGCTGGGGCGGCTGGGGGTTCCAGAGCCTGAGGAAGGCGTTTAG
- a CDS encoding chemotaxis protein CheX produces MDSSSITPFVQSTSNVFEMMLQLPVTVGKPELKKEPEPAHDVSGIIGLSGDIEGLVVVSFPTSTAERAVSLFTGETLEATNPDFADAIGELVNMISGGAKAQFEGKSIQISVPSVVVGTGHTVFGKKDMKGVTIPCSCDIGEFSVEVSMVEWVNATAA; encoded by the coding sequence GTGGATTCCTCATCGATCACACCCTTCGTGCAATCAACATCCAACGTGTTCGAGATGATGCTCCAGCTGCCCGTGACCGTCGGCAAGCCGGAACTCAAAAAAGAACCCGAACCCGCTCACGACGTCTCCGGCATCATCGGGCTCTCCGGCGATATCGAAGGTCTCGTCGTCGTCAGCTTCCCAACCTCCACCGCCGAACGTGCCGTCAGCCTCTTCACCGGCGAAACACTCGAGGCCACCAACCCCGACTTCGCCGACGCCATCGGCGAACTCGTCAACATGATCTCGGGCGGCGCCAAGGCACAGTTCGAAGGCAAGTCCATCCAGATCTCCGTACCCTCCGTCGTCGTCGGAACCGGGCACACCGTCTTCGGCAAAAAAGACATGAAGGGCGTCACCATCCCCTGCAGCTGCGACATCGGCGAGTTCTCCGTCGAGGTCTCCATGGTCGAGTGGGTCAACGCCACCGCCGCCTGA
- a CDS encoding L-threonylcarbamoyladenylate synthase — protein MDDGLIVEATGGGVERASAALGRGELVGMPTETVYGLAADALNERAVARVFEAKGRPRFDPLIVHVGDAGAAAGLVSEWPERARLLAERFWPGPLTLVLPKRGLVPDLVTAGLDSVAVRCPEHPVALGLIRAFGGPVAAPSANRFGGISPTAAEHVVSELGASVSLVLDGGPCGRGLESTVVGLTGERATLLRPGALAIELIEGVVGALERVAASDNPSRPQVSPGRMDRHYAPRTPMLTFGAAVPDREIIVRAAGGADVPVALMTLGPGHPAAGVYGWHEQVVLSETGDLTEVAAGLFAALRRLDEGSAGLIVAEHPIKASGLGPAIRDRLARGSMVQSF, from the coding sequence ATGGATGATGGTCTGATCGTGGAGGCGACGGGGGGCGGGGTTGAGCGTGCGTCGGCGGCGCTGGGGCGTGGTGAGCTGGTGGGCATGCCTACGGAGACGGTTTACGGGTTGGCGGCGGATGCGTTGAATGAGCGTGCGGTGGCGCGTGTGTTTGAGGCGAAGGGCCGTCCGCGGTTTGATCCTTTGATTGTTCACGTCGGGGATGCGGGTGCGGCGGCGGGTTTGGTATCGGAGTGGCCGGAGCGGGCGCGGCTGCTGGCGGAGCGTTTCTGGCCGGGTCCGTTGACGCTGGTGCTTCCCAAGCGGGGGTTGGTTCCTGATCTGGTGACGGCGGGTCTGGATTCGGTGGCGGTGCGTTGCCCGGAGCATCCGGTGGCGTTGGGGTTGATTCGTGCGTTCGGGGGTCCGGTGGCGGCGCCGAGTGCGAACCGGTTTGGTGGGATCAGCCCGACGGCGGCGGAGCACGTGGTTTCGGAGTTGGGTGCGTCGGTGTCGTTGGTTCTGGATGGTGGTCCTTGTGGTCGGGGGTTGGAGTCGACGGTGGTGGGGTTGACGGGTGAGCGTGCGACGCTATTGCGTCCCGGGGCGTTGGCGATTGAGTTGATCGAGGGTGTGGTGGGGGCGTTGGAGCGTGTTGCTGCGTCCGATAACCCGTCGCGGCCGCAGGTTTCGCCGGGGCGGATGGATCGTCACTATGCGCCGCGTACGCCTATGTTGACGTTCGGAGCGGCGGTGCCTGATCGTGAGATCATCGTTCGCGCGGCGGGTGGTGCGGATGTGCCGGTGGCGTTGATGACGCTTGGGCCGGGTCACCCGGCGGCGGGGGTGTACGGGTGGCATGAGCAGGTGGTTCTGAGCGAGACGGGTGACTTGACGGAGGTGGCGGCGGGCTTGTTTGCGGCGTTGCGTCGTCTGGATGAGGGTTCTGCGGGTCTGATTGTGGCGGAACATCCGATAAAAGCGTCCGGTTTAGGGCCCGCGATCCGCGACAGGCTAGCCCGCGGGTCGATGGTTCAATCTTTCTGA
- a CDS encoding chemotaxis protein CheW — MSTIAERATDLAEQINQKQTTEQIGSTAEGELLQLVSFVVGDEEYAVSILSVQEINRMMQITQVPQSPSYVEGVINLRGKIIPVIDLRKRFGMEIRENTADSRIIVVEVETRVIGFTVDSVNEVLRINSDIVEPAPPMATGINSDYVQGVGKLQDRLLILLNLEKLFDTDELRALDQAALRAAA; from the coding sequence ATGTCCACGATCGCAGAACGTGCCACCGACCTCGCCGAACAGATCAACCAGAAACAGACCACCGAACAGATCGGCTCCACCGCCGAAGGCGAACTGCTCCAGCTCGTCAGCTTCGTGGTCGGCGACGAAGAATACGCGGTCTCCATCCTGAGCGTTCAGGAAATCAACCGCATGATGCAGATCACCCAGGTCCCCCAGAGCCCCTCCTACGTCGAGGGCGTCATCAACCTCCGCGGGAAAATCATCCCCGTCATCGACCTGCGTAAACGCTTCGGCATGGAAATCCGCGAGAACACCGCCGACTCACGCATCATCGTCGTCGAGGTCGAGACGCGCGTCATCGGCTTCACCGTCGACTCCGTCAACGAGGTCCTCCGCATCAACTCCGACATCGTCGAGCCCGCGCCACCCATGGCCACAGGCATCAACTCCGACTACGTCCAGGGCGTCGGCAAACTCCAGGACCGACTCCTCATCCTCCTCAACCTCGAAAAACTCTTCGACACCGACGAACTCCGGGCACTCGACCAGGCCGCCCTGCGAGCCGCAGCCTGA
- a CDS encoding GGDEF domain-containing protein produces the protein MIRPENDIIHKLAPQDHTNTRVLIIGADRENKTDWERALTQHQTGQHINWADGIEKARHLLHGPDLAIILLHHEDDPVIDLITHWQNEAHTFPVLVIADHDLAHLAPATIRAGACDFVIRTDNLLNILPTIIEKNLEQHRLREDHHALQAQLRATLTQVKLKNQQLEEAVTLLETAAATDPLTGLANRRAISEALERGFAEAQRYNRDLACLMIDLDGFKQLNDAAGHAFGDLMLRELARVLKSNSRRSDCVGRLGGDEFVILMPETDEQTARQVADRIAGEFAVASRAQLLRHGQKGNASVSTGITTRLASNARRPEQLLVIADQDLYAAKKKHHDRDAASRHAHPAVELRLTTNPDNDD, from the coding sequence GTGATCAGGCCCGAGAACGACATCATCCACAAGCTCGCACCCCAGGACCACACCAACACCAGGGTCCTGATCATCGGGGCGGATCGGGAGAACAAGACCGACTGGGAACGCGCCCTCACGCAACACCAGACCGGTCAACACATCAACTGGGCGGACGGGATCGAGAAAGCACGCCACCTCCTGCACGGCCCCGACCTCGCCATCATCCTCCTCCACCACGAAGACGACCCCGTCATCGACCTCATCACGCACTGGCAGAACGAGGCACACACCTTCCCCGTCCTCGTCATCGCCGACCACGACCTCGCTCACCTCGCGCCCGCCACCATCCGCGCCGGCGCCTGCGACTTCGTCATCCGAACCGATAACCTCCTCAACATCCTCCCCACCATCATCGAGAAAAACCTCGAACAACACCGACTCCGCGAAGACCACCACGCCCTCCAGGCACAACTCCGAGCCACCCTCACCCAGGTCAAACTCAAGAACCAGCAGCTCGAAGAGGCCGTCACGCTCCTCGAAACCGCCGCCGCCACCGACCCCCTCACCGGGCTCGCCAACCGAAGAGCCATCAGCGAGGCCCTCGAACGCGGGTTCGCCGAAGCACAACGCTACAACCGCGACCTCGCCTGCCTCATGATCGACCTCGACGGATTCAAACAACTCAACGACGCCGCAGGACACGCCTTCGGCGACCTCATGCTCCGCGAACTCGCACGCGTCCTCAAAAGCAACAGCCGACGATCCGACTGCGTCGGACGACTCGGAGGCGACGAGTTCGTCATCCTCATGCCCGAAACCGACGAACAGACCGCACGACAGGTCGCCGATCGCATCGCCGGCGAATTCGCCGTCGCCTCCCGTGCACAACTCCTCCGACACGGCCAGAAAGGCAACGCCTCAGTCAGCACCGGCATCACCACACGCCTCGCCTCCAACGCACGACGACCCGAACAACTCCTCGTCATCGCCGACCAGGACCTCTACGCCGCCAAGAAAAAACACCACGACCGCGACGCCGCCTCCCGACACGCCCACCCCGCCGTCGAACTCAGACTCACCACAAATCCCGATAACGACGACTGA
- a CDS encoding protein-glutamate methylesterase/protein-glutamine glutaminase gives MIKAVVVDDSAFMRRAISTMLNEDPRIEVVATGKNGLQAVELAKSLKPDVMTLDIEMPEMDGLTALRVIMRECPTRVLMCSSLTTEGSVESLRALRIGAVDVIAKDHSTFSTKMGDMRDDLLERIKAIAASRGRFTTTQTTPRNADAQNDTTTTNPPAAVRSAIEPVRNVSIVCIGSSTGGPPVLEYILERLPENFPLPIVVAQHMPKVFTESMANRLDNVCRMNVVHGGDGEVIRPGTITIMHGSSHHIITGRPNNPRIQTVEAPDEAYKPSVNLLLESATRVFGANALGIVLTGIGRDGANGAKTLKEAGGTILAQDEATSVVYGMPKAVVEDQTALAAMPPVQLAQALIETQTTRAAA, from the coding sequence ATGATCAAAGCAGTAGTTGTCGACGATTCGGCCTTCATGAGACGTGCCATCAGCACCATGCTCAACGAAGACCCGCGCATCGAGGTCGTGGCCACCGGCAAGAACGGACTCCAGGCCGTCGAACTCGCCAAATCCCTCAAACCCGACGTCATGACACTCGACATCGAAATGCCCGAGATGGACGGCCTCACCGCCCTACGCGTCATCATGCGCGAGTGCCCCACACGCGTCCTCATGTGCAGCTCCCTCACCACCGAAGGCTCCGTCGAATCCCTGCGCGCTCTACGCATCGGCGCCGTCGACGTCATCGCCAAAGACCACTCCACCTTCTCCACCAAAATGGGCGACATGCGCGACGACCTGCTCGAACGCATCAAGGCCATCGCCGCCTCACGCGGTCGCTTCACCACAACGCAGACAACCCCACGAAACGCCGACGCCCAGAACGACACCACCACCACGAACCCCCCCGCCGCCGTCAGATCCGCCATCGAACCCGTCCGAAACGTCAGCATCGTCTGCATCGGCTCCTCCACAGGCGGGCCCCCCGTCCTCGAATACATCCTCGAACGACTCCCCGAAAACTTCCCCCTGCCCATCGTCGTCGCCCAGCACATGCCCAAAGTCTTTACCGAGTCCATGGCCAACCGACTCGATAACGTCTGCAGAATGAACGTAGTTCATGGTGGAGACGGCGAGGTCATCCGGCCCGGCACCATCACCATCATGCATGGCAGCTCACACCACATCATCACCGGACGACCCAACAACCCACGCATCCAGACCGTCGAAGCACCCGACGAAGCCTACAAACCCAGCGTCAACCTCCTCCTCGAATCCGCCACCAGGGTCTTCGGGGCCAACGCCCTGGGCATCGTCCTCACCGGCATCGGCCGCGACGGAGCCAACGGCGCCAAAACGCTCAAAGAGGCAGGCGGAACCATCCTCGCCCAGGACGAGGCCACCAGCGTCGTCTATGGCATGCCCAAAGCCGTCGTCGAAGACCAAACCGCCCTCGCCGCCATGCCCCCCGTCCAACTCGCCCAGGCACTCATCGAAACCCAAACCACCCGCGCCGCCGCATAA
- a CDS encoding DUF342 domain-containing protein, with amino-acid sequence MPDTPKDRDISVKLAPDRMTAELKVPAGFDAEHLTTVYVEQAASEKNIHLTDEVRSAIDRAIRERKPGENLTATIAEGTPAEHGQDGYVQWLVKEPDEKTDNDQTENTDDAPHSLSHYDRSAFIMVKRGQKIGKIHEPTAGEDGREICGEVVKAHMGTAAKLDTNDSIEIKPAGDLIATCRGVLLREHSRAVIESQLEVNGYVDFSTGHIDFCGDVLITKGVRDLFRVKADGNIEIRGLIESATIICTGDLHAKGGFAGGEDGTVDVGNDLHARYLNDVSGQVHHNLIIDKELLGSDLVIHGNLEAPRASLVGGTIQLVGSGTVNELGSPGGMATNIVLGALPKLEPLAEQLRQIIRISEQQLEELTVENENLKYLKKPNAEQKERMTMIMCDFSMTETRLKKAQGALETLEERMEQDRVVDLTVTARAFPAVVFTYRGVAMKLKNELRGPVHFCRNPRNDLVVETDGIQTPIEKLASLANAREAA; translated from the coding sequence GTGCCCGACACACCCAAAGATCGCGATATCTCGGTCAAACTCGCCCCCGACCGAATGACCGCCGAACTCAAGGTGCCCGCAGGCTTCGACGCCGAACACCTCACCACGGTCTACGTCGAACAGGCCGCCTCCGAGAAAAACATCCACCTCACCGACGAGGTGCGCTCAGCGATCGACCGCGCCATCCGCGAACGAAAGCCAGGCGAAAACCTCACCGCCACCATCGCCGAAGGAACGCCCGCCGAACACGGCCAGGACGGCTACGTCCAGTGGCTCGTCAAAGAACCCGACGAGAAAACCGACAACGACCAGACCGAGAACACCGACGACGCGCCGCACAGCCTCTCGCACTACGACCGCTCCGCCTTCATCATGGTCAAACGCGGACAGAAGATCGGCAAGATCCACGAGCCCACCGCAGGCGAAGACGGCAGAGAAATCTGCGGCGAAGTCGTCAAGGCTCACATGGGCACCGCCGCCAAACTCGACACCAACGACTCCATCGAGATCAAACCCGCAGGTGACCTCATCGCCACCTGCCGAGGCGTCCTCCTGCGCGAACACAGCCGCGCCGTTATCGAATCACAACTCGAAGTCAACGGCTACGTCGACTTCTCCACCGGACATATCGACTTCTGTGGCGACGTCCTCATCACCAAAGGCGTCCGAGACCTCTTCCGCGTCAAGGCCGACGGCAACATCGAGATCCGCGGACTCATCGAGTCCGCCACCATCATCTGCACCGGCGACCTCCACGCCAAAGGCGGATTCGCAGGCGGCGAGGACGGAACCGTCGACGTCGGCAACGACCTCCACGCCCGATACCTCAACGACGTCTCCGGACAGGTCCACCACAACCTCATCATCGACAAGGAACTCCTCGGATCCGACCTCGTCATCCACGGCAACCTCGAAGCACCACGAGCCTCGCTCGTCGGCGGAACCATACAACTCGTCGGCTCAGGCACCGTCAACGAACTCGGATCCCCGGGCGGCATGGCCACCAACATCGTCCTCGGCGCACTCCCCAAACTCGAACCCCTCGCCGAACAACTCAGACAGATCATCCGGATCTCCGAACAGCAGCTCGAGGAACTCACCGTCGAGAACGAGAACCTTAAGTACCTCAAAAAACCCAACGCCGAACAGAAGGAACGCATGACCATGATCATGTGCGACTTCTCCATGACCGAAACCCGGCTCAAGAAAGCACAAGGCGCCCTCGAAACCCTCGAAGAACGCATGGAACAAGACCGCGTCGTCGACCTCACCGTCACCGCGCGAGCCTTCCCCGCCGTCGTCTTCACCTACCGAGGCGTCGCCATGAAACTCAAGAACGAACTCCGCGGCCCCGTCCACTTCTGCCGCAACCCACGCAACGACCTCGTCGTCGAAACCGATGGCATCCAGACGCCCATCGAAAAACTCGCCAGCCTCGCCAACGCACGAGAGGCCGCGTAA
- a CDS encoding chemotaxis protein CheA, translated as MDAIDPSLLQDFLTESGELIDQLDNDLVKLETADDADQKDLLNSCFRALHTIKGAASFLNLETIIRFAHVAEEALNRMRKGEIEVTDASMDVLLQSADVVRQMISDLGEGREADPAPEPLMEALGELVKAQTAAAAVISNDTPEPTTPADDNRVASRALELPEQKADLLEFMVTDLREQVELIEEAAGQFANDATRSDATEHLAEVADILVKTADFFDLDDLSQLTQAIHRHALDFRHTDANAIPDLVIRIRALAWLVKQSADTLAEKRALNLSVNTYIQRLDTLAQGNTLEPDVANKHNDDLRTLILLDELLTEAEHNELTGNAAAPDTPGNTQTPDAQAAADKTDDKTETKAATKQVAEQTIRVEVGRLESLLNLVGQLVLNKNRLLGLTRTIRDSGVPHETAESFSSASGELDQLMGELQMGVMRTRMQPLAKLFDRYPRVIRDMARMTGKKLRLEIEGKDTEVDKSVLEQLSDPLVHILRNSADHGIEAPDKRQASDKPEEGCIRLVAEHQGSHVRIAIIDDGKGLSRDVIARKAVERGLTTEEQLTGLSDEDVFRFILQAGFSTAEKVSDLSGRGVGMDVVRTNVEKINGTININSVEGDGTTIEILIPLTVAIMPAMVTGVGKHLYAIPLQSIHEIVRPDEHGRHTVNGQDVIRLRDTVLPLIDLTTRLNEDRSENSGRFAVVVSVGSQRAGLLVDRLVGQQEIVIKPLDDGYTQGGPFSGATIQEDGEVSLILDVTQILRNQNPTAERQAA; from the coding sequence ATGGACGCCATCGATCCTAGCCTGCTGCAGGACTTCCTCACCGAGTCAGGCGAACTCATCGACCAGCTCGACAACGATCTCGTCAAGCTCGAAACCGCCGACGACGCCGACCAGAAAGACCTGCTCAACAGCTGCTTCCGCGCACTCCACACCATCAAGGGCGCCGCCAGCTTCCTCAACCTCGAAACCATCATCCGCTTCGCACACGTCGCCGAAGAAGCACTCAACCGCATGCGCAAGGGCGAGATCGAGGTCACCGACGCCAGCATGGACGTCCTCCTGCAGTCCGCCGACGTCGTCCGACAGATGATCAGCGACCTCGGCGAAGGACGCGAGGCCGACCCCGCGCCCGAACCGCTCATGGAAGCACTCGGGGAACTGGTCAAGGCCCAAACCGCCGCCGCAGCAGTCATCAGCAACGACACCCCCGAACCAACCACGCCCGCCGACGACAACCGCGTCGCCAGCCGAGCCCTCGAACTGCCCGAACAGAAAGCCGACCTCCTCGAATTCATGGTCACCGACCTACGCGAACAGGTCGAACTCATCGAGGAAGCCGCCGGACAGTTCGCCAACGACGCCACACGCAGCGACGCCACCGAACACCTCGCCGAGGTCGCCGACATCCTCGTCAAGACCGCAGACTTCTTCGACCTCGACGACCTCTCGCAACTCACACAGGCCATCCACCGACACGCACTCGACTTCCGACACACCGACGCCAACGCCATCCCCGACCTCGTCATCCGCATCCGCGCCCTCGCCTGGCTCGTCAAGCAGTCCGCCGACACCCTCGCCGAGAAACGCGCCCTCAACCTCAGCGTCAACACCTACATCCAACGACTCGACACACTCGCACAGGGCAACACCCTCGAACCCGACGTCGCCAACAAACACAACGACGACCTCCGTACACTCATCCTCCTCGACGAACTGCTCACCGAGGCCGAACACAACGAACTCACCGGCAACGCCGCCGCACCCGACACCCCCGGCAACACCCAAACACCCGACGCCCAGGCCGCCGCCGACAAGACCGACGACAAAACCGAAACCAAAGCCGCCACCAAGCAGGTCGCCGAACAGACCATCCGCGTCGAGGTCGGACGACTCGAATCACTCCTCAACCTCGTCGGACAACTCGTCCTCAACAAGAACCGGCTCCTCGGACTCACGCGAACCATCCGCGACTCAGGCGTCCCCCACGAGACCGCCGAGTCGTTCTCCTCCGCATCAGGCGAACTCGACCAGCTCATGGGCGAACTCCAGATGGGCGTCATGCGCACACGCATGCAGCCACTCGCCAAACTCTTCGACCGATACCCACGCGTCATCCGTGACATGGCACGCATGACCGGCAAGAAACTCCGACTCGAAATCGAGGGCAAGGACACCGAGGTCGACAAGAGCGTCCTCGAACAACTCTCCGACCCCCTCGTCCACATCCTCCGAAACTCCGCCGACCACGGCATCGAGGCGCCCGACAAACGACAGGCCAGCGACAAGCCCGAAGAAGGATGCATCCGACTCGTCGCCGAACACCAGGGCAGCCACGTCCGCATCGCCATCATCGACGACGGCAAGGGACTCTCCCGCGACGTCATCGCGCGCAAGGCCGTCGAACGCGGACTCACCACCGAAGAACAACTCACAGGACTCTCCGACGAAGACGTCTTCCGGTTTATCCTCCAGGCCGGATTCTCCACCGCCGAAAAAGTCTCCGACCTCTCCGGTCGAGGCGTCGGCATGGACGTCGTCCGAACCAACGTCGAGAAGATCAACGGCACCATCAACATCAACTCCGTCGAGGGCGACGGAACCACTATCGAGATCCTCATCCCACTCACCGTCGCCATCATGCCCGCCATGGTCACGGGCGTCGGCAAACACCTCTACGCCATACCCCTCCAGTCCATCCACGAGATCGTCAGGCCCGATGAGCACGGCCGACACACCGTCAACGGACAGGACGTCATCCGACTCCGCGACACCGTCCTGCCGCTCATCGACCTCACCACACGACTCAACGAAGACCGTAGCGAAAACTCCGGACGTTTCGCCGTCGTCGTCAGCGTCGGCAGCCAACGCGCCGGACTCCTCGTCGACCGACTCGTCGGACAACAGGAAATCGTTATCAAGCCGCTCGACGACGGGTACACCCAGGGCGGACCCTTCAGCGGAGCAACCATCCAGGAGGACGGCGAAGTCAGCCTCATCCTCGACGTCACACAGATCCTGCGTAACCAGAACCCCACCGCCGAACGTCAGGCGGCCTGA
- a CDS encoding response regulator yields the protein MKVMLVDDSKTMRNIQKGILAQLGYSEIEEAADGLDALSKVGAFQPELLLVDWNMPNMDGLTFVKKYREQGHKTPIIMVTTEAEKSRVVEAIKAGVNNYVVKPFTPDVLGGRIKETLERVQAA from the coding sequence ATGAAAGTCATGCTCGTTGACGATTCAAAGACCATGCGCAACATCCAGAAGGGCATCCTCGCCCAACTCGGATACAGCGAGATCGAAGAGGCCGCCGACGGTCTCGACGCACTCTCCAAGGTCGGTGCCTTCCAGCCCGAGCTCCTGCTCGTCGACTGGAATATGCCCAACATGGACGGACTCACCTTCGTCAAGAAGTACCGCGAACAAGGGCACAAAACACCCATCATCATGGTCACCACCGAGGCCGAAAAGTCTCGCGTCGTCGAGGCCATCAAGGCCGGCGTCAACAACTACGTCGTCAAGCCCTTCACGCCCGACGTCCTCGGCGGACGCATCAAGGAAACACTCGAGCGGGTACAGGCCGCCTGA